A single Lactuca sativa cultivar Salinas chromosome 8, Lsat_Salinas_v11, whole genome shotgun sequence DNA region contains:
- the LOC111900969 gene encoding protein STRUBBELIG-RECEPTOR FAMILY 2, whose translation MTCRFRCLYFNVFALLVFLVPQGSTHTDNSDVRALQDLYRSFNTPPQLKGWKSNGGDPCQESWTGISCAGSSIIQIKLDNLNITGNLGYQLNNFHHLKQLDVSNNNIYGEIPYGLPLNLTHLNLACNNLSQYIPYSISSMKNLRHMNLSHNFLSGPVGNVFTGLSCLKEMDLSYNQFIGDLPSSFGTLRGLSRLFLQHNEFTGSVIFLADLQLTDLNIQDNHFSGIIPKQFQTIHNLWFGGNMFDKGDNSPPWDFPMENPNEQQNNTSPPSTESSSAVKSYPLIEPVNHKKKKSGHVVIFYGVGALMAACFVIFIVIRLRNHSRKLRRPASSEGSQPSLPVSMPRDTDCSSTALDESPEVSVISSPTTGPRHAAPVRTKVVRVNRRRSFAKKSRMPIGATLYTVAELQLATNSFDRSNFLGEGSLGSVYKAEFPDGQVFAVKCINTVALSLHEEQQFLEVIWNASRVRHPNIIQLHGYCVEQGQHMLVYEYVRNLSLDYALHSEAYMPLSWGLRLRIALGIARALNYLHTTCAPPLAHRNLKAANVLLDEDLTPRISDCYLAVLKPLTISSARAQASETDTGGISYEHTKPGTGNQKDDVYAFGVLLLEILTGRKPFDGDPLRDESSLVQWASSRLHDSESLDEMVEAGIRKTIPPKVLSRYADIVSLCTQAERGFRPSMTEIMESLGQMLEEYRRMRTGVDTDFDPYERSFRSTNSRFIGSPTVSYMSI comes from the exons ATGACTTGTCGCTTTAGATGCTTGTACTTCAATGTGTTTGCGTTGTTGGTGTTTCTGGTGCCACAGGGTTCAACGCATACTGATAATTCCGATG TTAGAGCTCTACAAGATCTGTATAGATCTTTTAATACGCCACCTCAGCTCAAAGGATGGAAATCAAATGGTGGTGATCCATGTCAAGAATCATGGACTGGAATTTCCTGTGCTGGTTCTTCAATCATCCAAAT TAAACTTGACAACCTAAACATCACTGGAAACCTTGGCTATCAGCTCAATAATTTCCATCACTTGAAGCAACT GGATGTGAGCAACAACAACATTTATGGTGAAATTCCATATGGTCTACCTTTGAATCTAACTCATTT AAATTTGGCTTGCAACAACTTAAGTCAATACATACCTTACTCAATCTCTTCCATGAAAAATCTTCGACACAT GAATTTGAGCCACAATTTTTTGTCAGGGCCTGTTGGGAATGTATTTACAGGCTTATCATGTCTGAAAGAAAT GGACCTCTCATACAACCAATTTATCGGAGACCTACCAAGTTCATTTGGAACACTGAGAGGCCTGTCAAGACT GTTCTTGCAGCATAATGAATTCACAGGGTCAGTCATCTTTCTAGCTGACCTTCAACTAACGGATCT GAACATACAAGATAACCATTTCAGTGgaatcattccaaaacaattccaAACTATACACAATCTATGGTTTGGAGGTAACATGTTTGATAAAGGGGACAACAGTCCACCATGGGATTTCCCCATGGAAAATCCAAATGAGCAGCAAAACAATACTTCTCCACCATCTACAGAGTCATCAAGTGCAGTCAAGAGTTATCCTTTGATTGAGCCTGTCAACCACAAGAAGAAAAAATCAGGCCACGTGGTCATTTTTTATGGTGTAGGTGCTCTAATGGCAGCATGTTTTGTAATCTTCATTGTGATTCGCTTGCGTAATCATTCTAGAAAGCTTAGAAGACCGGCCAGCAGTGAAGGGTCACAGCCCTCTCTTCCAGTCAGTATGCCCAGAG ATACAGATTGTTCGTCGACAGCTCTTGACGAGAGCCCAGAAGTGTCAGTTATCAGCTCACCCACCACTGGCCCAAGGCATGCAGCTCCAGTTCGTACAAAAGTTGTGAGAGTGAATAGAAGAAGAAGCTTTGCTAAAAAGAGTAGAATGCCAATCGGTGCAACTTTATACACAGTGGCAGAATTGCAATTAGCAACAAATAGCTTTGACCGAAGTAATTTTCTTGGAGAAGGCTCTCTCGGATCTGTGTACAAAGCAGAGTTCCCTGATGGACAA gTGTTTGCAGTGAAGTGTATAAACACGGTGGCATTATCTCTTCACGAAGAACAGCAGTTTTTGGAGGTGATTTGGAATGCATCGCGTGTAAgacatccaaacatcatacagCTTCATGGATACTGTGTAGAACAAGGGCAGCATATGCTTGTGTATGAATATGTAAGAAATCTGTCTCTTGATTATGCTTTGCATTCGGAAGCATACATGCCTTTATCTTGGGGGCTTCGTCTTCGGATCGCTCTTGGAATCGCTCGAGCTTTGAA CTACTTGCATACGACATGTGCGCCTCCTTTAGCTCACAGAAATTTGAAGGCTGCTAATGTTTTACTTGATGAAGATCTAACGCCTCGGATCTCCGACTGCTATCTCGCTGTTTTGAAGCCCCTAACAATCAGCAGTGCTAGAGCTCAG GCTTCTGAGACGGATACCGGTGGCATTTCTTATGAACACACGAAACCTGGAACTGGTAACCAAAAGGACGACGTTTATGCGTTTGGAGTGCTGCTTTTGGAGATTTTGACTGGAAGGAAGCCTTTCGATGG agatCCACTGAGAGACGAGAGTTCGCTAGTGCAATGGGCTTCTTCCAGACTTCATGACAGTGAATCGTTGGATGAAATGGTTGAAGCAGGCATCAGGAAGACAATTCCCCCAAAGGTTCTGTCGCGATATGCTGATATTGTGTCGCTTTGTACTCAG GCGGAGAGGGGATTCAGACCTTCGATGACGGAAATCATGGAGTCACTGGGGCAAATGCTGGAAGAGTACAGGAGAATGAGAACGGGGGTGGATACTGATTTTGATCCGTATGAGAGGTCTTTCCGATCAACAAACTCACGCTTCATTGGGTCACCCACGGTGAGCTATATGTCTATCTGA